The DNA segment CATATAGACGTTATAACGATAAAATTGACATTGGTCTTGGTCATAGAGTTAATACATATGAGTCTATGAATGGTTCAGAAATCCCTATCCTCATTGATGCAAATCTTAAATCTGATGCAACTGGAAATGATAGTATGCTCTTTGTTGATTCTTCCACTATCGAGGTTCGTGAACTTATGGCTCC comes from the Methanobrevibacter boviskoreani JH1 genome and includes:
- a CDS encoding SU10 major capsid protein, which gives rise to SEDVIDDMLTKIIDGNGGNVDCIVTTANVGKQLKKLAAPYRRYNDKIDIGLGHRVNTYESMNGSEIPILIDANLKSDATGNDSMLFVDSSTIEVRELMAP